From Herbiconiux flava, one genomic window encodes:
- a CDS encoding LacI family DNA-binding transcriptional regulator, producing MADVAQHAGVSSQTVSRVSNGLTNVDESTRERVLASMQALGYRPNGAARALKRGRFNSIGVIMFTLATFGNMRTLDAIATEAAKADYSVTLIPLADQTLGAVSGAYRRLNDQAVDGVVIVFEAHLIDRGEIALPPGLPVVVIDSNAGSGYAVVDNDQLEGARLATQHLLDLGHRQVHHIAGPTTSFSAMHRVDSWRSTLRASGIEPPSVHHGDWSTESGYQITLALAADPSVTAIFAANDQMALGAMRALHQLGRDIPGDVSVVGYDDMEEAHSFWPPLTTVRQDFHSVGRIAMERLFEQIAAGGHSSLGGVTTVPTELVVRESTGAPRGVSGS from the coding sequence ATGGCCGACGTCGCCCAGCACGCCGGCGTCTCGTCGCAGACCGTCTCCCGCGTCTCGAACGGCCTCACCAACGTCGACGAGTCGACCCGCGAGCGGGTGCTCGCCTCGATGCAGGCCCTCGGCTACCGCCCGAACGGGGCAGCCCGCGCCCTGAAGCGCGGACGCTTCAACAGCATCGGCGTGATCATGTTCACGCTCGCGACCTTCGGCAACATGCGCACCCTCGACGCCATCGCCACCGAGGCCGCCAAGGCCGACTACTCGGTCACGCTCATCCCGCTCGCCGACCAGACCCTCGGTGCGGTCTCCGGCGCCTACCGTCGGCTGAACGACCAGGCGGTCGACGGCGTCGTCATCGTGTTCGAGGCGCACCTGATCGACCGCGGCGAGATCGCGCTGCCGCCGGGCCTGCCGGTGGTGGTCATCGACTCCAACGCGGGTTCCGGATACGCGGTGGTCGACAACGACCAGCTCGAGGGCGCGCGGCTCGCGACCCAGCACCTCCTCGACCTCGGCCACCGCCAGGTGCACCACATCGCAGGCCCGACCACCTCGTTCTCGGCGATGCACCGGGTGGACTCGTGGCGCTCGACGCTGCGTGCATCCGGAATCGAACCGCCGTCGGTGCACCATGGCGACTGGTCGACCGAGTCGGGCTACCAGATCACGCTCGCGCTGGCCGCCGACCCGTCGGTGACTGCCATCTTCGCCGCGAACGACCAGATGGCGCTCGGCGCGATGCGGGCGCTGCACCAGCTCGGGCGCGACATCCCGGGTGACGTGAGCGTCGTGGGCTACGACGACATGGAGGAGGCGCACTCGTTCTGGCCGCCGCTCACCACGGTGCGGCAGGACTTCCACTCGGTGGGGCGGATCGCGATGGAGCGACTGTTCGAGCAGATCGCGGCCGGGGGGCACTCCTCGCTGGGCGGGGTGACGACGGTGCCGACGGAGCTCGTGGTGCGGGAGTCGACGGGGGCGCCGCGGGGGGTCTCGGGGTCGTAG